One window of Triticum dicoccoides isolate Atlit2015 ecotype Zavitan chromosome 5A, WEW_v2.0, whole genome shotgun sequence genomic DNA carries:
- the LOC119303291 gene encoding cytochrome c biogenesis protein CCS1, chloroplastic-like, whose protein sequence is MPSPTCYLLLHPSRTCHRLLPPSPRLPARCARLRVSCDVPRQGGDGPKRGVIPAGPGKGKKQVVFFDAAPPVAQQGDGEDGKGNAPEAKKDGAALRALRRATKRTLSVLSNLPLAITEMFAIAGLMALGTVIDQGEPPSHYFEQFPEDNPVFGFITWRWILTPGFDHMFSSPVFLGLLALLAASLMACTFTTQLPMVKVAKRWSFMSSGGSIRKQDFAESLPRASIQDLGVILMGAGYEVFTKGPSLYAFKGLAGRYAPIGVHVAMIFVMAGATLSATGSFKGSVDVPQGLNFVIGDIMKPKGIFSVAPDVFNTEVHVNRFYMEYYDSGEVSQFYSDLSLFDLDGKEVMRRTIKVNDPLRYGGITIYQTDWGFSALQVKKNGEGPFNLAMAPLQLNGNKKLYGTFLPLEDSDSSGVKGISMLARDLQSIVLYDQDGKFVGVRRPSSKLPIEINGNEILIEDAIGSTGLDLKTDPGIPIVYAGFGALMLTTCISYLSHAQLWALQDGTTVVVGGKSNRAKIEFSDEMNRLLNKVPELVSVGEKTIDNKSSTA, encoded by the exons atgccgTCCCCCACGTGCTACCTCCTCCTGCACCCTTCCAGGACCTGCCACCGCCTCCTCCCGCCGTCTCCGCGCCTCCCCGCCCGCTGCGCCCGCCTCCGTGTCTCCTGCGACGTGCCGCGGCAGGGGGGTGACGGCCCCAAGCGCGGGGTCATCCCCGCCGGACCCGGAAAGGGCAAGAAGCAGGTCGTGTTCTTCGACGCCGCGCCACCGGTGGCCCAGCAGGGAGACGGCGAGGATGGGAAGGGGAATGCGCCGGAGGCGAAGAAGGACGGCGCGGCGCTGCGGGCGCTGAGGCGCGCCACCAAGCGGACGCTGTCGGTCCTGTCCAACCTCCCGCTCGCCATCACCGAGATGTTCGCCATTGCCGGCCTCATGGCCCTGG GCACGGTGATTGACCAGGGAGAGCCGCCGAGCCACTACTTCGAGCAGTTCCCCGAGGACAACCCGGTGTTCGGCTTCATCACCTGGAGGTGGATCCTCACCCCCGGCTTCGACCACATGTTCTCCTCGCCGGTCTTCCTTGGCTTACTCGCGCTCCTCGCGGCGTCGCTGATGGCCTGCACATTCACCACCCAATTGCCCATGGTGAAGGTGGCCAAAAG ATGGTCGTTTATGAGTTCAGGGGGAAGCATTAGGAAGCAAGATTTTGCGGAATCTCTTCCCCGCGCATCTATTCAGGATTTAGGGGTCATCTTGATGGGTGCCGGATATGAG GTCTTCACAAAGGGCCCATCCTTGTATGCCTTCAAGGGCCTGGCTGGTCGGTATGCGCCTATCGGTGTGCACGTGGCGATGATTTTTGTCATGGCAGGTGCCACTCTTTCTGCGACCGGAAGCTTTAAAGGCTCGGTGGATGTTCCTCAAGGACTGAATTTCGTCATTGGAGATATCATGAAACCCAAAGGCATTTTCTCGGTCGCGCCAGATGTTTTCAATACGGAAGTCCATGTCAATCGGTTCTACATGGAGTACTATGATAGTGGAGAG GTTTCGCAATTTTATAGCGATCTTTCACTTTTCGACCTTGATGGCAAAGAAGTAATGAGGAGGACGATCAAAGTTAATGATCCTCTGAGGTATGGTGGGATCACGATATACCAAACGGATTGGGGGTTCTCAGCATTACAGGTGAAGAAAAATGGTGAAGGACCTTTTAACTTGGCCATGGCACCCTTGCAGCTGAATGGCAATAAAAAGCTATACGGAACATTCTTGCCACTTGAAGACTCTGATTCTTCAGGTGTCAAGGGAAT ATCAATGCTTGCTCGAGATCTTCAGTCTATTGTGTTGTATGATCAAGATGGCAAGTTTGTAGGAGTTCGCCGGCCAAGCTCTAAACTCCCCATTGAAATCAATGGCAATGAAATATTAATTGAGGATGCTATTGGCAGTACTGGTCTGGATCTCAAG ACTGATCCAGGAATTCCTATCGTGTATGCTGGATTCGGCGCGCTCATGTTGACGACCTGCATTAGCTATCTTTCACATGCTCAG TTATGGGCGCTGCAAGACGGAACTACAGTAGTTGTTGGAGGAAAGTCGAATCGAGCCAAGATTGAATTTTCTGATGAGATGAACCGGTTACTTAATAAGGTACCAGAGTTGGTCAGTGTTGGTGAGAAAACAATAGATAATAAATCAAGCACTGCGTGA